The region AATAGTTTTATCATCTCTTTCGTCTAGACAGCAAATTTTCAACGAGGTAATTATGTAAAATACTGCAATGCtaatgtaatttgttttctttccagatATAAAAAGAAATTAGTCACAGATGATccatgctgttgttttcttgcacaaataaattattatatGGTAATTATCTTGTCAGCACaccacaaaagaaacaacatgCATTATGACGGATTAGCAGGCTAGAGCTGCTTCATTCCAGTCTATAATGCGTTTAGTTACTATTAATAGTCAAATTAGAATAGCAtctcatgtgtgtatgtgtgtgtgttttttcttttactcacaTTCCATTCAAACCCAGTGACAGCGATGCCGCCAGCAGCTCCGGTCCCAGCCAGACCAATAAAGAGACCTGAGCCCTCTGAACTGGCAAACAGAGACGCTCCGATCTGTGCACAGCGAtgatggaagaagtattcagatcttttacttaagtacaaatGCAACAAAGTGTTACTCAATACTCAAagtgttatttaaatgaaaccatctgagaaATTTAGGGGGAAAATTATTGTTTAGTTGAACTAATAACAACACACCAGCATCTGAATCACAGAAACCCCAAACCGACACTAGTTTTTTGTAAACAGATCTCAAGtcatatacttttttttttttttttaactactgtgaaacacacacttacCGGCCACCAGGCCATGTCCCGTCCGGCCAGAAAGTATCCACTCAGAGTGTTCCTGCTCACCCTGCATgatgactgacagagaaaagtgtTACGCACAAGCAtccacacatagacacacaaactgcagcaaaacacaaacacacaaatatacacctCTGACTCTTACCCAGATGCCAACAGCGAGGTTGAGAAGAAAGTAGGTTGCTATTACAATAATGTCAGAGAAGCTGAAGGACTGTGACAGGGCGTAGAAGTTGATGGTGGAATTAGACATCCTCAGTGTTCGCAAAAATACGcacacacttaaaaacacagcaaaaccaCACACGTCTGCTTTGTGTATTGCCCTTTCCttacagctacacacacacacacactcacacacctgctgAATCTAACCCTTACACCTGTACAATAAGACTCTCATCAGACTACTGGTTTACACTCTCACAATCTGACAGTGTAGACCTACTTTGCAAACACCCTAAACACCAAGAAGAACACATTATACTCCAAAAAACTTGAAAATAACCAGGcagtctcattaaaaaaaaaaaaaaaaaaactttaaatgacTGCTGCCCTTCCAACACGTAAACAAAAAGAAGtcttactaacacacacacacacaatcaaacacacactccagcccTTGATAAAAGTCGCCTCTCGGCTGAACTACAGGCAGACCCCGTTGTTGTAGAAAGCCTGAGACAGAGTGTTACATGTAAGTGTGAAGAGGGCAGTCCCTTGCTTGAATTGATGATTAAACACATCACCTTAATGTGGCACCTGCggcgctgacacacacactgtgctagGGGATAATGGAGTGTGTGGTGTGGGTGAGCAGTGGAGTACAGCAGATGCTCATGTGGACCAGAGTCCATGCtgatgatcacacacacacacacacacacgcatagatGGTCAATCATTGGCGATGACAAGTTTATAATCATTAGCGTTTAAACACATCTGCTGGTAAGTGCTAAGAagggtcagtgtgtgagagagaaacaggttTAACAGCGtctgagctgtgattggttTAATACAGGAACTTTTAGGAAGAAGTCACTGCGTCTTCATAAAATGAACTTACTCCAGTAACACAAAATTGTTCTCAAAACAATTGTCCTAAAGGGTCTAAAATTACAACCTTATCTTTCTACTGCAGCTCCACcgggaaacacaaagagggaatttcAAACTAAAAGCACATTAAGCTTGGAAGAGACACGCTTGATTTGTCTAACTCCATTTGCTGCAGCCTCACATGAGCTTCAGATGAACCTTCAAATCATTTTTGCACAGAACGAGGACTAAATACATGTAATATTAGCCATTGCTAAGAAATATCATGCTTACAGTGTTCCTGCTCATGAAGGCTTTGTTCTATATACATTTCTGTTCTACCCAAAACCTTCTCTCTtagaaaattgaatcgaaggcaactggacatatgtttgtctgggaagacgtttcgcctcttatccaaggggcttcatcagttcatacgcatcggtctatctagtccgcactagtctgacccaAAACCTTTGTTCATCTTTggcttttacattttgttctctgtccacgtgcgtgtgtgagattaatgatgatgtgtgtgacGTCAGGGTGTATCCATCACCACCATCTGCTCCTTGCAGCAGACAAACACCGaccagcagtttgtgtgtgacactgaGATACCGGTAATTTCACATGAGGGAGCACGAAAGCAAACGCAAAAGCTCAAAGCTCAGTCTCTCTCATGTTGTTGctcagtgaaaaatgtccaggTGTGTTCACATTAAAGAGCCTGTTTCTAATTTTGTGAGCGCACACAGTTAAATGTGAGTTTGATTGCAAGGCCATCATACAAGTCaggtttaaaggaaaattcGCCCAAAATAGTATCATCCTATTTAATTCCATACTGTAGACAGGAGTAACTGAGTTGTTgccctgtttgtttttgatctGAACAGCTGTGAAACAGACTGTATGATGATGTTTTTATCTATGGAGGCACATCTCCACAGCCAGTGAAGGACACTTAACAGTATTCATATTTGGTTTCAAGCATATTTTTCTGTGCAGCACAGAGCCTTATATTAAACATGTTGgatattaaacaaaaacacaagagccTATGGAGTCAGTCATTAATTAGGTGTCAATGGTCCAACTTCAAAAGCAATTCAAtgcaaatttatttttactaGTACACAATCTAGAAAGGAGCTTGAACATTTGGTCACACGACTATTGAAGCTATTGAGAAAAAATCCTTATATTTATGGAGAAATGCTATTAATAGACTTCAAACTGATTTCACTGCTGTGAATGAAAGATGGCAAAAGCacggagaggaagagagaacgGGATGATAGTTTTACAGAATGCAAGGGAAAGTTGGAGAAATAAGACGCGCGAAGAGAGAGGCGAGAGGAAACAACGCTATCGAACAATAACAAGAATATTCGGATTTGCACACACAGGCCTCAGCAGAACAGCatgcaaaactgaaaaacattaaatagGACTGCGACTTTTGTGGAGGAGATGTTAAAATATGTTAAACGTCGCTGTCAAAGATAtgaagatgataaaaaaaaaaaatctaatctgcaTTTAATTAAAAGACTCGGCTTAGAATGGCTTAGAATTTGAATCTAGATCGATCCACACTCCAAACCAGTTGGTGGCGGTAATGCGCCATTTTGTTGTTTgcgagaagaagaagaagaaggaggaagaggaggaggaggcccgGGCGGACTTGTAACCCGGAAATAAAACTTCACAACAAAAAATTGCCGCGAAATCTTCTCCGACAAACCCGCAGCTGAAGTGGCGAATGAAGGTTTTACTTAAAAAGCATTAAGAGCGTGTTTGTCGTTAGACTTAACAAATCACAGTGTTTGTCCTTGTATCGTGTCGCCGACATGGACGAATATGACGAACTGTTCGAGACAGAGGACGACTTCGAGGAGCAGTTCGCCGACGAGCTGGAAGTTTTGGCTCAGATGGAAGGTGAGTCGGCTTGTTGTTAACTAGCTAACGAGCTCCAGTGGCAGCTTTCACGCGTTTTTCCTAACTATCAAATGTGGTTAGACTTAAGTTTAAACTGTTATATTCCTGTTCTTACCGTTTACAACATCTTCAAACATCCAGCAAACTTCTTACTTGCTCTGTGCATCTTGATTCATGTCCGTACAGTtgtgaaaaatgactgagaTTCACGTTTAAAAGTAGAAAACAGTGCGCTAGCCAAGCCTGTTATCAGCTTTATTTGTGAAATATGCCACACACGAGTCATAACATATGAAAGGAACATCCATTTACACTGCACGCAAAGGTTTATTGTGTATTCTTCATTCATATTTATACGTAACAATACATGTTTTGTACCTGTTTGCTGTTTCTGGTTAAATGCCAAACTGCATTTTGATAAATGAGTCCTTACTTTGTGCGATGGCAGTGTTGCCTAATCCTAAAAGTCAGAGTGATACACCAAacacataataataatgtcttGGGCTTAGACTAACTActatacatctgtgtgtgtttgcatttgcatttgcatgAATGGCTCAGAGGACTCTTCCAAGCCGGGAAAACGTCAGAGTCGGGGTCCAGGAGACGACATTTCAGACATAGAGCACCTGCTGGATGATCAGCCCATCAGTGAGTTCACACTGGGAGGTCATGTGTGTTTAGtccttgttgtgtttctttgttgtcATAACTTTGAACCTTAAAtttgatcttgtcctttcagcTCCAAAGGCAAAGCGGCAGAAGCAGGACGCAGGTGTGGCCAAGCGACTTTTCAGCTCGTCACAAACTCAAGAGAGCAAAGCTCCAGCGCAGAATGCTGAGATCACACCTCCGTCCTCTCCTGAGCAATACGAACCCTCTCACACCTTCAGGTAGGAGAGATGGACGATGAAGATTAGGATTATGGATGGGTAGAAACAGGTTCAGGTAAATAGACTGAGCTGATAAGGAAAACAGCTGACGTtatggagggaaaaggagacatcagtaaaatgctgctgtttatttatcaCTAGGCCAAGATATATACACTACAACAGACTTatacctgtttgttttctaggTCTACTCCTGCTGTGTTGGATATCAGTGGCTTTGCTACGATCCCAGAGACGCCCGGGCGACCTCCCACAACGGCGCCGGCATCACTGCATGTGCTGAAGCGACCTCCTTTAGAGGGAGAGTTCATCAGTGTGACAGACTCATCAGGGAGTCGGGTCTACCTCAGGCAGAAAGAAGACACAGCCGCAAAGGTTCAGCTCTTCAACAATCACGTGTCTGCGATGTTAACTATTACACAAACACCTTGTTGTTCCATGTTGTAAAACCATGACTTACTGTTATATTCCTCTGGTGTCctatttctgtatttctcttcaCATTACCTGTGTGTTTCATCAGGTGGTGGAGTCCAGAGTAGTACCAAACTCCCAGGGTACACTGGGGCTGCTGGCAGTGCCAATAAGTGTGATGAGAGAACAAGAAGCAGAGAGGGTGAGTGATACAACTTGAGACATGTTTTTATAATTGCAGTCTTTAAAGaatcaattttacattttacgTTAAATCTGTATGTTAGCCTTCAAAATGTGTTCAGTAAATTCACtgaaccacaacaacaacaaaaatgaatatATCAACAGGTGCACATAtttgttgtactgtgtgtgtgtgtgtgtgtgtgagtgagttaaCTTGAGATTGTATTTGTGGTTCACTTTCATCTTAAATCTCACAGCGTCATCAGCAGGTTGTGGAGGAATCTCAgcgcctcacagagctgctggccAGGTAACACCCCccgtctctctcacacacacatacacacacacaagcatatcAAGAAAGTGGACACGTGCAGTATTTGATTTTGAATTGTCAATTTGTGTATCATTAAAGCAGTGTGAGCAATGTGTTTACTGAGCCTGTAAatggagaagatgaagagaatGATGATCCCGAAGACGCAGAGGGCCAAACCTCACGTCTCTGGGTGGACAGATTTTCTCCCCGACACTACACAGAGCTTCTCAGTGACGATGTAAGAAATGTTTCTATATAACTGAATGTACATGTCTGTATGTAAGAAAGTAAAACTCTTCTGTTATGGATAAATACAAGTCTTTTGTCGACACTGCTTAAATATTTGACACCAGTTGTGTGTAACTGCTTCTTTGCAGTTTACCAACCGCTGTCTGCTCAAGTGGTTGAAACTTTGGGACACTGTTGTGTTCGGAAGAGAGAGGAAGTCTCGCTCTGCCCGGTCTGACAGACAGGCTTCCAACCAGCACTCATCCAAACCAAATCAGGGCAACCAGAATCCAAATCGCTTCAAGAGCAAGATTGAGATGACTGAGGAGCTTCTGGAGGCTGAACTGGACCAGTACAAAAGACCCAAATTCAAGGTTGTTTATCTGCGTATTCATGTCAGTacaatttaaatttaatgacCTTTCATTGTTATAAAACAGCTAATTTCTCTTTGTCCTTCGCTAGGTGGCATTGTTGTCTGGTCCTCCGGGTTTGGGGAAGACCACCCTGGCTCATGTTATTGCCAAGCATGCTGGGTACAATGTGGTGGAAATCAATGCAAGGTgacacaaattaaattaagatgAACCTGAAAATAGTAGTAAATCATAAAAAATTAGTTTTACAGTAATCCTTTTGTTGTGACCTCAgtggtgctgttgtttttttttccagtgatgaCCGCAGTGCAGAGGTCTTCCAGAAACGCATCGACACAGCAACGCAGATGAAGTCGGTGTTGGGAGCCAACGAGAAACCAAACTGCCTCATTATTGATGAGATCGATGGAGCACCTGCGGTACGTTCAGGGCACTGTTTGACTCAGCAAAGACCAGGAATAGTCATCTGTAATAATATTTTCATCTCTGGTGCTCGACAGGCTGCCATCAACATTCTGTTAGCAACTCTGAACAGGAAAGACGGACATGGCGGGGAGGCCGGCACAGAgaccacaaagaagaaaaagaagaaggagtcCATCCTGCTTCGACCAATCGTCTGCATCTGTAATGACCTGTAAGAGAGACTGTGGTGTTCAACAGCAGTAACCAAGTGGAAATTGTACATTTATGTTAAAGCTTTAGGGGCGAATATATGTGAAACATTTAAACTGAGGTcttctgtgggtgtgtgtgtaattttatttatttttttctgacgACCTCTTTTTCCTTTAAGCTATGTTCCGGCTCTCAGACCTCTCAGGCAGCAGGCCTTCCTCCTGGCTTTCCCTCAGACTCAGCCTTCCCGCCTCACACAGAGACTGGCAGAGGTCGGctcacacttaaacacacatacactcataagaatagaaaaatgtgcaaacacaccaacagtgCATGTTAATGTTGAGTTTCTGTTCGTAGATTTCAGTCCAGCAGGGGATgaagacagacacaggcagcCTGATGTTACTGTGCGAGAAGACGGACAACGACATCAGGTCGTGTATCAACACACTACAGGTGGGTGGCAGCACTATGAAGGAGGGTCTGGATGTTGGCGAGCATCTGTCTATTGTCAGTATACTGTGTGATTATATTAAAATGCGTGCACTTGTCTACATAGTTCCTCCACGGTCGCGGCCACAAGCAGCTGAACACCAAGACAAtccagtgtgtctctgtgggacAGAAGGACCAGAACAAAGGCTTGTTCCATCTGTGGCAGGAGATCTTCCAGTTACCACGTACAAAACGGTACGTATTTTTTCTCATTAGTTCATCCATCAATTTGTTGTTATTCTGCTCATTCATGTCACCATGAAATGTATTATTAGGAATTATTGTCATATACAGCAGGAAGAACCAAGAAAACTGTGATACAAATATCAATAAATTCACACCCTTGGTAAATACAGTAATTCTAAGCTTTATCATCCCAACTGCTTCTACTGGCTTTCATTGATGTCTTTCATACTTTGGCCAGTGTGACTATGAAATGGGTATTAGATTATATTTTGTggtaaatgattttaaaaatgtcttaaaaagtcttaaatgtAACTTTGTGAACCTGCAGAAACTTTTTATAATCTGGTCAAAACAATAAAGCAGATGATAGTTTTATGGTGGTTACACCTCCAAATCAGAGATGACATTATCTAATCTGTTCCCTCCCCCTGCTTCTTTGGTCCTCACTAATTAGATGTTGGCTAATTGTCCTAATTTGTCCTTGAAGGAAACGTATTGGTGAGGGGTTTGAGGAGGCACCGGGCTCAGGAGGTGGAGCTCAGAGGTTTCAGCACGTTCTACACTTGGCTTCATCTAGTGGAGAGTATGAAAAGGTTTCTCAGGTAACAGACAGAACTGGCCCATGCTTTACTTGCACCACCAACACAATACATTATGATCTCTTTTGACTGACATCAGGTGGAAtacctctgtctccttttcatCAGGGTCTGTATGATAATTATCTGTCCATGCGTGTGAGGGACCCCAACCTGCAGAGTGTGTGCGAGGCTCTGGAGTGGCTGGCGTTCTCAGACAGGCTGAACCAAGTGATTATGCACGGCCAGAACTTCTCCCTGATGAAATACCTGCCCTTCCTGTCCGTCACGTTCCACTTCTTGTTTGCCCACTCACACGTTCCCCGCATCAGCTATCCCCACAGCCAGCATGAGGTACTGATCAGCTACATGCACCGTTGTGGATgagtaaaaaaagaacaagcacATTCATGACATGTTGAGAAATCATCACTGACTCCTTGTTGTGTCCTCTCCAGGCCACCTCCCGTCTCCTCAGCAGCAGGAACGCCTTATCCTCCATGTTGGCAGATATCCCAGCAAGCATCAGAACCAGGATCAGCCAGCACATCCTGACCTTGGATATTCTCACACTGCTCCTCGACATCATCTGTCCCAAACTACGGCCTGTACGTGAAAGCATATACAGTATACCCATGCATACGCGTCAGTTGTATTTGATTGTATTAAGGGAGACTTGTGGAgatttcttgtaaacaaacggTTCCATttcttcctcataaaacatttgcaaagacaattttaaagacattttaaatctgGTATTTTTTCGTTCATGTTTACtagttcattttttaaaaaataaaaatggtaaaCTCAGTTTCCAGCTTCTCGGATGTGAGGGTTTGCTTCTGCTCTTTGTCATACATAACAGTAAACTGTATTTTTGGGATTTGGTCTGTTGGTTGGACAGAACGAGACATTTAGAGATGTCACCTTGCAGTGTAATGGGAggttttcactcttttctgatattttataggTGAACGACTAATTGATTGatcgagaaaataatctgcagatcaATCGATAATATAATCGTTAGCTGTTGCCATGCATTAAACCTCACATTGGTCTCAGCCTCACAGTGTGTGCATTCACAGCGTGTGACTGGTGGCTAATCACAAATCCTGTGTTTCTTCCAGGTGAATCCACAgctgttcagcagcagagagaaggagcagatgCGTGAGCTGATTGACACCATGCTGGCCTACAACCTCTCCTACAGGCAGGACCGCACACCGGAGGGACAGTACACATACGTGCTTGAGCCGTGAgtatacacacccacacaaccacacaaccacacacctTTACTGCCTGTGGACACATGCAGAGCAGATGTGTGTTTCTGGGGTGTTGAAGGTCACGTCTCTTGTCCACACTGTGGTTCTCTGTGTGAAGGCTTAGAGAATAATCCCCTTAACACCTGGTGTTCGtgtgtgatggtggtggtgtgggaGCAGGGTAGCAAGCTGCAAAGCCTCACCGGTGGGGTACAGGTGGATGGACAAACAGATGAGAGGATGGATAGGTGAGGTTGCTGGAGGAGTGACACAACAtccaaaaaagagagaaatgttaaaataaaagacaaaactgaAAGGATCAAGCGTATCTGAGACCGTTTTGGTTTCAAGATTAGGCCACGCTTTAACCCGGGAGACCTTTGTTTACTtggacatttgtttttgtgactgcCGGGGACGGCGCAGACCATGGTGTTGGTAGAATGGGATAACTAGCCCGTCATCTCAGCCATGCCGGCCCAGGTCCAGGAGCAGCCGGACGCCCAGGAGGGCTCCTTCCTGCAGGCTCGCTGTGACGAGGTGCTGGTCACCAACGACTGGTGTCTGCCTCTGGTcttagctctgctgctgctcctgctggtCTACACCTTCCTGTATCTGCCTTCTCTATCTCACCACAACACCACTCTCTGATGCCTCACGGGAAAAGACTTGGAACACAATTGTggaaataaacatttaacatcGCAGACGGCAGAAACGCCCAGTCCCGACAGGATTGTTTTGATTGGACTGCTCTTTTTTTGGACACTGTTGTTGATTGGTCCGAATTATTAGTGATAGCCTGCTTTTAGAGGCTTTGAGCAGAGAGAcacatgcagagaaaatgaagatttatttaaaaatcagtCTGTTTTATGGAgttaaacagcatttaaaacccAGAACTATTGTGTGCTTTAATGCTGAATTTCTGTCTCTGGTTTGTTGTGGAATATTCTCAATGCTCTATGACTCAGTGTACTATCCTAACACccaaaaacaaatgtgaatgtGGTTAAGTGCTGAAGCGATTAGTTGATCTACAGAGGATTAATAGGCACCAAATTTgaaaactgattaatcattGGAGTTATTGACAAAACTTCTCCGGGTGTTAGCCTCTCATATTTGGGTATCTGCTGGTTTTCTTAGTCTTCTGTGTTATTAACTTAAACactttttggattttggatCAGACAAAACGGACCGCTTTAATATGTCAACATGGGGCTTTAAGGAATTGCAATTggtatttttcactgttttctgatgttttagaGGCAAGGTAAGTTCATTTGACAATTCGAAGTGCCTTACATAAGACCTGAAAGtcatggaggagagaaagacaatCAATATCAAAAGACGCAGCATAGACAAAGCGATTAATCAACCAAACTATTGGCAGGTTAATCCATAGTGAAAATACTTGTTAGATGTAATGTGGTCAGAGTGGTAACCGTTAATCTATCACTAAAATAGAGCTAAATGTAAACAGACATAAATGTAAGTAAGGTTTGTGAATTATATGTAACTATGCTTGATTCAGAGACTGTAGATAATGCCTGCCTCCGCTTACACCTCTAATTGCTAAACAGATGTTGTAGTCAGAGGTTAAACTACTTAATATCAGCTGCAGGGTGCATAGCCCATCGTGTTAAAAGGGGAGTTTGAGCTGTCCGAGTAGCTCTTTCATGAGAGTTTGCGAGTTGTGAATGTAACAGCGCTGATATTTTATAGTGATAACGTGCAATAAATAGCTCTCAGTCACACAGACTGGTATTATCttatttatgttatgtttaggCCCATCAGGCATTGGTGTGAGTGAGagtttacttgtgtgtgtgtgtgtgtgttggatggagATGGAGATCAGCGGTAAGAGGATTAGGGTTTTAGATAATGCAGATTCAGGGTTTAAAACATAAACCATGGCACCAAAAGTGGAagctttttgttattttgtttgtcaTCAAACAAGGTTCACCTTTGTGTCAGCTGCATCACTATCACttatgagtgtgtttatgtgtaaacTATGTGTGCCTCTTGTTGTTTGTGTAGAGCTATTtacttattgtgtgtgtgtgtgtgtgtgtgtctgtgtaggcgtgtggaggaggtggtgaggTTTACAGGCCTGCCCCCGCATCGCCAGCTGACATACCAGGCCAAGCAAACAatcagcagagagatggagcaagagaggatgaggagagctGAGCAACTGATGCTGCAGCGAAACCCTGCAGCGGTGAGACCTCAGACAGACCCACATCATGGGTCTGTCATATACGGCACAGCCTGTCGACGAGCAGGTCACCGTCTGTGTGGGTTAATAATCTAATGTATTTATAATCTACTGTGTCTGTCGGatgcagaaagaggaagaaaaaaagggcGCTGGCCCGAAACCAACCAGGAACCATCAGCAG is a window of Toxotes jaculatrix isolate fToxJac2 chromosome 4, fToxJac2.pri, whole genome shotgun sequence DNA encoding:
- the chtf18 gene encoding chromosome transmission fidelity protein 18 homolog isoform X1: MDEYDELFETEDDFEEQFADELEVLAQMEEDSSKPGKRQSRGPGDDISDIEHLLDDQPITPKAKRQKQDAGVAKRLFSSSQTQESKAPAQNAEITPPSSPEQYEPSHTFRSTPAVLDISGFATIPETPGRPPTTAPASLHVLKRPPLEGEFISVTDSSGSRVYLRQKEDTAAKVVESRVVPNSQGTLGLLAVPISVMREQEAERRHQQVVEESQRLTELLASSVSNVFTEPVNGEDEENDDPEDAEGQTSRLWVDRFSPRHYTELLSDDFTNRCLLKWLKLWDTVVFGRERKSRSARSDRQASNQHSSKPNQGNQNPNRFKSKIEMTEELLEAELDQYKRPKFKVALLSGPPGLGKTTLAHVIAKHAGYNVVEINASDDRSAEVFQKRIDTATQMKSVLGANEKPNCLIIDEIDGAPAAAINILLATLNRKDGHGGEAGTETTKKKKKKESILLRPIVCICNDLYVPALRPLRQQAFLLAFPQTQPSRLTQRLAEISVQQGMKTDTGSLMLLCEKTDNDIRSCINTLQFLHGRGHKQLNTKTIQCVSVGQKDQNKGLFHLWQEIFQLPRTKRKRIGEGFEEAPGSGGGAQRFQHVLHLASSSGEYEKVSQGLYDNYLSMRVRDPNLQSVCEALEWLAFSDRLNQVIMHGQNFSLMKYLPFLSVTFHFLFAHSHVPRISYPHSQHEATSRLLSSRNALSSMLADIPASIRTRISQHILTLDILTLLLDIICPKLRPVNPQLFSSREKEQMRELIDTMLAYNLSYRQDRTPEGQYTYVLEPRVEEVVRFTGLPPHRQLTYQAKQTISREMEQERMRRAEQLMLQRNPAAKEEEKKGAGPKPTRNHQQRLENIVKQTTVETRPEVDFFGRAVAPKPQRPQPSSDTGEKCAVLAMGTAVGNSDVWFRFNEGMSNAVRRNVYIRELL
- the chtf18 gene encoding chromosome transmission fidelity protein 18 homolog isoform X2, which encodes MDEYDELFETEDDFEEQFADELEVLAQMEEDSSKPGKRQSRGPGDDISDIEHLLDDQPITPKAKRQKQDAGVAKRLFSSSQTQESKAPAQNAEITPPSSPEQYEPSHTFRSTPAVLDISGFATIPETPGRPPTTAPASLHVLKRPPLEGEFISVTDSSGSRVYLRQKEDTAAKVVESRVVPNSQGTLGLLAVPISVMREQEAERRHQQVVEESQRLTELLASVSNVFTEPVNGEDEENDDPEDAEGQTSRLWVDRFSPRHYTELLSDDFTNRCLLKWLKLWDTVVFGRERKSRSARSDRQASNQHSSKPNQGNQNPNRFKSKIEMTEELLEAELDQYKRPKFKVALLSGPPGLGKTTLAHVIAKHAGYNVVEINASDDRSAEVFQKRIDTATQMKSVLGANEKPNCLIIDEIDGAPAAAINILLATLNRKDGHGGEAGTETTKKKKKKESILLRPIVCICNDLYVPALRPLRQQAFLLAFPQTQPSRLTQRLAEISVQQGMKTDTGSLMLLCEKTDNDIRSCINTLQFLHGRGHKQLNTKTIQCVSVGQKDQNKGLFHLWQEIFQLPRTKRKRIGEGFEEAPGSGGGAQRFQHVLHLASSSGEYEKVSQGLYDNYLSMRVRDPNLQSVCEALEWLAFSDRLNQVIMHGQNFSLMKYLPFLSVTFHFLFAHSHVPRISYPHSQHEATSRLLSSRNALSSMLADIPASIRTRISQHILTLDILTLLLDIICPKLRPVNPQLFSSREKEQMRELIDTMLAYNLSYRQDRTPEGQYTYVLEPRVEEVVRFTGLPPHRQLTYQAKQTISREMEQERMRRAEQLMLQRNPAAKEEEKKGAGPKPTRNHQQRLENIVKQTTVETRPEVDFFGRAVAPKPQRPQPSSDTGEKCAVLAMGTAVGNSDVWFRFNEGMSNAVRRNVYIRELL